A genomic stretch from Methanomassiliicoccales archaeon includes:
- the nuoL gene encoding NADH-quinone oxidoreductase subunit L: MQAIEFAWLIPIFPLIAGLIIGLIGSRLKEGGGYVAIAGSAISLIITAFVVAQVLDGSFDAADGVIDGVFEQSRSWLILSDTYSFEVGIYIDQLTALMLVVVSLVSTLVIIYSIAYMGEEGGRKRRYYTEISLFVGVMLGLVLANNYLELFIFWELVGLCSYLLIGFWYHKPSAASAAKKAFIVTRVGDIMFMVGLIILFTTFKTLNFRELFEMEVSGSDLGLLTIGTFMIFGGAIGKSAQFPLHDWLPDAMEGPTTVSALIHAATMVKAGVYLVARSFPLFVQTPDTLMVVAIIGGVTAFMAATMALNNPNIKRVLAYSTISQLGYMMLALGAGGYLFYYMHGAEGYTASMFHLMNHAFFKALLFLCAGSVIHAVNTEDMRLMGGLGKKMKITSFTMLIGALSISGIPPFSGFWSKDEVLATVFEACELNWVFALLYILGIATAFMTAFYMFRLWFMTFAGEEGEASSHAHESPKIMTIPLILLALLAAGSFLVLFVGGGFGSQIFFEEPHALTASEILAVTFTDPLTYLSIAVALCGVGMAYATYYKRTISPEIFVSTKARRTLYNILLNRYGFAVGYNAFAEKVVYGFAIVVDAFDRYVIDGIVNGVAFLLTRAGHYIRKIQTGYVQLYATIIIAAISVIIVLLYLIGGLR; encoded by the coding sequence TTGCAGGCAATCGAATTTGCATGGCTCATCCCGATCTTTCCCTTGATTGCCGGTCTGATTATCGGTTTGATTGGCAGTAGATTAAAGGAAGGCGGTGGTTATGTTGCAATCGCTGGCTCTGCGATATCCCTCATCATCACAGCGTTTGTGGTCGCTCAGGTTCTCGACGGCTCTTTCGATGCCGCGGATGGGGTTATTGATGGAGTCTTTGAACAATCGAGGAGCTGGCTCATTTTATCGGATACCTATTCCTTCGAAGTCGGTATTTACATCGATCAGCTGACAGCCCTCATGCTCGTCGTCGTCTCGCTTGTCTCGACACTCGTTATCATTTATTCGATCGCATACATGGGTGAAGAGGGCGGGAGGAAGAGGCGGTATTACACTGAGATATCGCTTTTCGTCGGGGTCATGCTCGGTCTCGTCCTCGCGAATAATTATCTCGAGTTGTTCATCTTCTGGGAGCTCGTCGGTCTCTGCTCTTATCTGCTGATCGGGTTCTGGTATCACAAGCCATCAGCAGCCTCGGCCGCAAAGAAGGCATTCATTGTGACAAGAGTGGGCGACATCATGTTCATGGTGGGTCTGATCATTCTCTTCACGACATTCAAGACCCTGAATTTCCGCGAGCTTTTTGAGATGGAGGTCTCAGGTAGCGACCTTGGCCTTCTGACGATAGGCACATTCATGATTTTCGGTGGGGCGATCGGGAAGAGTGCGCAGTTCCCGCTTCATGACTGGTTGCCAGACGCAATGGAAGGTCCAACGACCGTCTCTGCTCTTATTCATGCGGCAACAATGGTCAAGGCGGGTGTTTATCTTGTGGCGCGATCGTTTCCCTTGTTTGTCCAAACTCCAGATACATTGATGGTCGTGGCGATCATCGGTGGGGTCACTGCGTTTATGGCAGCCACGATGGCGCTCAATAATCCCAATATCAAACGTGTTCTTGCCTATTCAACAATCAGCCAGCTCGGTTACATGATGCTCGCGCTCGGCGCCGGCGGGTACCTTTTCTATTATATGCATGGTGCAGAGGGCTACACCGCTTCTATGTTCCACTTGATGAACCACGCATTCTTTAAGGCGCTTCTCTTCCTGTGCGCCGGTAGCGTTATTCACGCTGTCAATACAGAGGACATGCGGCTGATGGGAGGTCTTGGCAAGAAAATGAAGATCACATCATTCACGATGCTCATTGGAGCTCTCTCCATCTCGGGCATACCTCCGTTCAGCGGCTTTTGGAGCAAGGATGAGGTGCTTGCAACGGTTTTCGAAGCATGTGAGCTAAATTGGGTCTTCGCTTTACTTTACATCCTCGGTATCGCGACAGCCTTCATGACCGCCTTTTATATGTTCCGCCTCTGGTTCATGACGTTCGCAGGGGAAGAAGGCGAAGCGAGTAGTCATGCACATGAATCGCCGAAGATTATGACCATCCCATTAATCCTCCTGGCGCTTCTTGCTGCCGGCTCATTCCTTGTTCTGTTCGTTGGCGGAGGATTTGGGTCCCAAATCTTCTTTGAGGAACCTCATGCCCTTACAGCCAGTGAAATTCTAGCGGTGACATTCACCGATCCTCTCACCTACCTGTCGATTGCAGTCGCACTTTGCGGGGTCGGAATGGCTTACGCAACTTACTACAAAAGGACAATCTCTCCAGAGATTTTTGTTTCCACAAAAGCTCGAAGAACTTTATACAACATCCTCCTCAATCGTTACGGATTTGCTGTCGGCTATAACGCATTCGCTGAGAAAGTCGTGTATGGGTTTGCGATTGTTGTCGACGCGTTTGACAGATACGTCATCGATGGCATTGTTAACGGCGTTGCCTTCCTTCTAACGAGGGCAGGCCACTATATCAGGAAGATCCAGACAGGATACGTGCAACTCTACGCGACGATCATTATCGCGGCGATTTCGGTCATTATTGTTCTTCTTTATCTCATTGGAGGTCTGAGATGA
- a CDS encoding NADH-quinone oxidoreductase subunit M: MLENVPILSLLILIPLIGSILVFALGNTRKAAASIALVFSAIPLALSIFLLLDFHIGATGYQFIEKYTWIESYGIAYHLGVDGISVPMVFLTALLCFLAILFSWDVEHRTKEYMGLMLVLEVGVLGVFTALDYFLFYVFWEVVLIPMYFLIAIWGGPRRAYASIKFFIYTHVASLAMLITIMALYFEAKPILGYATFSIVDIASVSGNFNYLFQVGAFAALFFAFGVKMPVVPFHTWLPDAHVEAPTAGSVLLAGLLLKMGSYGLIRIALPTVPDGANALMPLMLAIAILSILYGSLVCLAQKDLKKMVAFSSISHMGIVLLGISTGSQLGIAAAVLQMFAHGLITAVLFMMCGVIQHKVGTREIPLLGGLAPKMPVAATFMTIGFLASLGLPGMIGFVAEFSVFVATFDAYAWILFLPIASVAITAGYYLWALQRTMFGPLTDKIDTSHVHDVNWYEAAPLAILAILIIFFGMFPGVVMDYITPSANIISAILGVG; this comes from the coding sequence ATGCTAGAGAATGTGCCGATACTTTCGCTCCTCATCCTTATTCCTCTGATTGGTTCGATTCTGGTATTTGCACTTGGCAATACGAGGAAGGCTGCTGCGAGTATCGCTTTGGTCTTTTCCGCGATCCCACTCGCCCTATCGATATTCCTCCTGCTTGATTTTCATATAGGGGCTACTGGCTATCAATTCATTGAAAAGTACACCTGGATTGAAAGCTACGGAATCGCTTATCACTTGGGTGTCGATGGCATCAGTGTTCCAATGGTTTTCCTGACAGCGCTCCTCTGTTTCCTTGCGATCCTGTTTTCCTGGGATGTCGAACACCGAACAAAGGAGTACATGGGGTTGATGCTCGTCCTCGAGGTCGGTGTCCTCGGGGTATTTACGGCCCTTGACTATTTCCTCTTTTATGTCTTCTGGGAAGTCGTCCTGATCCCGATGTATTTCCTTATAGCGATTTGGGGAGGACCTCGGCGCGCTTACGCTTCGATCAAATTCTTCATCTACACGCACGTTGCGAGCCTTGCGATGTTGATCACCATCATGGCTCTGTACTTCGAAGCGAAACCGATCCTCGGGTATGCGACGTTCAGCATCGTAGATATCGCAAGCGTCAGTGGCAATTTCAATTACCTCTTCCAGGTTGGTGCGTTTGCGGCGCTCTTCTTCGCATTCGGCGTCAAGATGCCAGTTGTACCATTTCACACGTGGCTTCCGGACGCCCATGTCGAAGCGCCAACAGCGGGAAGCGTTCTGCTTGCCGGGCTCCTGCTTAAAATGGGGTCTTACGGTCTCATCAGAATCGCATTGCCGACGGTTCCCGACGGCGCTAACGCACTAATGCCCTTGATGCTCGCAATCGCAATCCTTTCAATCCTCTACGGATCCTTGGTCTGCCTAGCGCAGAAGGACCTAAAGAAAATGGTCGCTTTCTCGTCGATCAGTCACATGGGCATTGTGCTCCTCGGCATTTCGACCGGATCTCAATTGGGCATCGCGGCAGCGGTGCTGCAGATGTTCGCGCACGGTCTCATCACGGCTGTTCTCTTCATGATGTGCGGCGTCATTCAGCATAAGGTCGGAACGAGGGAAATACCGCTCCTCGGTGGCTTAGCGCCGAAAATGCCTGTCGCAGCAACCTTCATGACGATCGGTTTCCTCGCGTCGCTTGGTTTGCCCGGAATGATTGGATTTGTTGCCGAATTCTCCGTGTTCGTCGCGACATTCGACGCGTACGCGTGGATACTGTTCTTGCCGATCGCGAGCGTTGCGATCACGGCTGGATATTACCTATGGGCATTGCAACGCACAATGTTCGGCCCGCTAACCGACAAAATCGACACATCACACGTGCACGATGTCAACTGGTACGAGGCAGCGCCGCTTGCGATTCTGGCGATTTTGATCATCTTCTTCGGTATGTTTCCAGGTGTTGTCATGGATTACATCACGCCATCGGCAAACATTATTTCTGCGATTCTGGGGGTGGGTTGA